TAATTCACATTACATCATATCAAGGATGCATCAAAATAATACCAAAACTGGTTCTAAACTATATTCTTTACTTTATCAAATATAATTCACTCATAAGGTAAAGGATAAGAAAATAAGTCTTCTGATGATTAATTGGGTGACAAACCTGAAGACATAAGAACGAAAACTATTGTAGATAGGCCCTGATTCATCTTCCAGTTCCTCCTCTGTTTTCTTGACTAACGGGAGACACATAATTTATCTTTGTTCCCAGTTTCTTTGCCCTTCGTTGAACAGCTATTTGCTTCTGACGTTGATTGTGGCTCTTCCTTTTACTGCATTCTCCATTAAACCAGTGTAATAAGCCAATGAAATATTTACGGACGATGTAAAACCTTTAACTAGTGTAATATCATgtgaaaaaaattgaatttgatGAAAAACAAATCTCCATAAATCTTACTCatcaattttaattaaaaatatatataacttATGGTTCCAATTGCATGAACCATAAAGCAGAGTGTAAGGCTGGTTTTCATCCGGTATTTCAAATGGACAAGTCGTAAATGTAGTCCTGCCTACACCAGCCAATTTCCTAAACCATCTCAAATTTCTTTAGCTTCTTCATTTCTTGATCTTGCCTAAAAGGAATTTCCACTTCCATTGTTAAATAATCAAAACAAACACCAAATTAGTCAAATGAAAGAGATTAGAGATGCTTAAAGGATAGTAAACATGGCAAAAAAACGACAAACAGAATGGATGGTAGGTCAACATCTATTTAAACTAGTTTAATGAAAGCCTAGTTTCCATATTGGCTTCACATCTATTTAAACTACATTTTTCTCTTCAGCAAAATACAAAGAAAATGCTGAAATTTTACAAGTATGCAAAAAATTGCCTGACCTTGCAAACAAAATTCCAGCTGTAAGAACCATCCCGCCAATAGCCCAAGAAACTCTTTCATTAACCGGCATATTAATCATCCATTGCCTCAAATATTCTAGGACCCCAGTACTTTGATCTCCGTGTAAAACTTGGGAACGTGAAGTCTTCCACGAATTAGTAATATAATCCAGACCACCCCTCCCACCGTAGCATGATGTTTCTTCAGGATCGTCAAATGAACTGACCGAGAAACCTGAGGCACGGCAGAGCTCTGTTCCATTAGAAACCCATTCAGAAGCTTTACCACAAACAAAGTCGCCTGATCCACATGGTGCTAAGACCTGCCATGTAATTTTCCAATGAGCTATAAAATCTGCTGAGTATCAGTAAGGTAACATATGCAAATGCTTGAGCAATAAATTTCTACAACTTAAGATCTCTTCGGTCCAGTGTCATCAAGGCAAGTGTACTCAACACAAGTCCAAAACATTGAACAGCAAGCCAGTGCTCTCATACTCTCACTTGTTATATTTCATTTCAAAGAAACGTGCATCTACATTCAATGAGGTATGCTCACATTAGATATATCTCCCCCCATCAAAAAAACACAATCATATCAACCATACTAGAGCATCCccataatttatattatattaaaatatgagaaaaaaatttaagatcAAAATAGAGTACAACAAACCTGTGTCTTTACATCCATAGAAAAGTATGCAGTTGAGCATGCTTCATACACTCTATTGCAAAAAGAAATACATATACAAGGAGGTCCATGCTGCACACCAACCAGAGGATCACAGATAGAACATTCCAGGAATTCCCATAATTGCAAGCAATCTTGGGTTGCTTCCCCAGATGAAGCAAGCCTCCTAATGGATAATAAAGCAGGATGAGTCTGTGCTACATCACAGCAACTCCTTTTGCGAAAAACCCGGCAGAGAGTCATATCCTTATGGCCCTTGCTTGCTTTTTTTGGTGGTTTACCCTCATTTGCGAATTTGGGAAACCGACCACCCTGAGAAATACAAACTTCACTGGTTTTACCTGCGTTTATCGATAATATTTGAAGGTCAATGTATTTATGCGCAGTTGAAAATTTTTTGATAGCTTTCGCACCATAAATAACTCAGTTGATATTTAATGTTCCTTCCATtgcaaataaatattattaaacatGGAGTTCTATTCACGTGGATCATAATTATACGTGATGATGATGCTTATATTGTGTCCTCTCTTAGGATTCAAAAAACTTGCCAAAACATAAGAACACGATCATGGTCAAGAGTTTAATCCCCAAGGTTATTTTCTCACTTCATCAAAATAGGCATCTTGATTATCTCACTTTAGCTTCTTCTTTTctgaaaaaagttttaaaaactaTAATCATTAGAACAAATCCTCCAATGAAGGTACATTTCTAAGCATATTCATTAAAGGCACGTGCACGCCTAGGCCACAAGCATAGAAAGACCCAACCTCAATGGCTTTTTCAATCACAAGATTAACCACTAGACGtgctttttctaaaaaaatccCCACCCCCTATTGTCTTTATTTGTTCCATCCCCCTcttttctctcatctttcttCGCACTTTTCACTGCTGTTTGTTTCTTCACTTTTCTTTTCTCAACTCAAATTCTACATTCTTCtcaataaatagataaatattGGACCCCAGTTTTATTTTCCTTTTGTACGATCGAACgattgccgctttaccaaaagttatagctggtggtaacgGTGCAGCTCTAAATTTTAAATAGTACAGCAGCTCACAAACTACTTTTCGATCGTTATACCAAGTAGAGTCACTTATTGGACTCAAACTCTAAATTTTAAATAGTACTAAAAGTTATAGCTTCACTAATGAGAATTGAACCCGTGACATTGCCTCTGATAACAATTGTAGGACCGAAAGCTTACTGTTTTAACAAAAACTATAGCTGGTAGTAACGATGCAACTCTAATATTTTAAACTATACCACAGCTCAAGGCCTAAAGCACCACGTTTCAACTGTTATACTATGTAGAGGCAATTACTACACCCAACACCTTCTAATATCTATTGAAATACATTATTGACATTGAAAATTCATGAATTCTGATGTAAAGTTCATGAAATCCAGTCTTAACTGCCAAAAGACCGAAATTAACGATTTGCTATATACTACCTCTAAACAATGCACAGTTTTCTGAAACGTGTATTCTTTGAGCAAATACATTTATCTATTTGATATTACACATGCAGTTACTTCAATTTTGAGGCATAAAACACTTAAAAAATTTCTGCTTCCAATAACATCTAAGCCTCTTCTTGAAAGCATTGAACAAATTTCTTCGATTCACCCTCTTAACATATATGTATAACTCTTATGTCTCATCCTGAGCCTTGCACCCATGACCCAAGAGATATTTTGCAACTAGGGACTCAAACCTGATTATATATgaacaaaaatataaataaagcaAACTTTTTTTTAAGAGAATTTACAAAAATGTCCAGAAAAGTTCATAATTACTTCATAATAGCATTGATATAAACTTAATAGGTTTTCAATTCACTCTTATGATTACTTACCAACTTCTAGTCTCACAACAATGAATACCGAAGACTGAATAGTGAAGTTAATAAGCTAAGTCTAAAATGTCTCTGGATCATAATCTTTCCCAGATACCATAGTTATCAAAATGAGACACATACTACTCAGTTCATCTCCTACTGAAGATTTTCTTTGCCCATGGGTGACCTTAGTTTGACTTTATTTCCCAGCCTACATCTTATTACAAAACGATTGGGAAAATTGTATGGGCACAAGTGCACAACCATTTAAGAGTCGATTCCAGGCTCAACTTCTAAACAAAAGAATCAGGACATGCAATGCATACATAGAAGCTAGGTTGTTTCTTCGGCAATAAGTGGTACACCTTACGACCAGCATAGCAAATCCTATTAACGACAAAGCAGAATCAGCACATGCAATGCATACATAGAAGCTAGGTAGTTTCTTGAGCAATAAGTGGTACACCTTACAACCAGCATAGCAAATCCTATTAACGACAAAGCATAAAAAAAATCTGAGAAACTACTACCAGGACAATATGTAAGGTGGAAACTCCAAAGGGTGTCGCATTCACTAATGCTAAGCATAAGGGCTTCTTAACAGATTTTggaaaattcaaaaatagtttATAGAGTTCATGTCCAAAACAACTTCTCAAATGTACCATTtacaaattttgaacaatgGAATCACAGAAGATAACTAAAAGATACtgcgaaaacttagccacacacaaacaagaaaaacaaaagagaggaaaagaaaaatacaaaaggaGGAACAAAAATTAACCAACTTTAAATCAAACAATCATATGTCCTTCTGCCCAAGTGGGCTGAACTATGATTCAATGAAACAATCATGTTCCGCACTGCTCTGAAGCTTGAACCTTACTGAAATTTGATACTCAAAACTCCATGCCCCAGCCACACACAACCACCAGTTATTCAGAAAAAACAATACAGAGCAGACATTTCACTCCTTCACCCTAAGAGAAACCCCATATAAAGAGGAGAGTCATCAGCaccaaaataaaagaaatttcatatatttgacaccaaatatatatttcaaaccatataaagctttaaaaaaattaattcttaataaCAAATAAAGCAACCCAACAAAATTGCTACACGAACAGCTGCTAATAAGTGATAAGGTTTGCTAAATGcccgcaaaaaaaaaaaatcagaaaaagtAGCAAGGAGCCAAGCTATAAACCCAATTGTTACGGtatagagaagaagagaaaacaCCAATCACCATATGCATCCAGTAACATAAAATTGATGATTGCAAGCAATAAGAAGAAATTGAGACTGTGCTTCATattcttcttcaactccattTGTTTTTTTCTTGGGGTATGCCGCTGAAGAGTTGCGGAAGCATGAATTTGGTTCCTTTGTGAATGATAAATTCTTTGTAGAAGAAGACTGACACTAATCACCTAAGTTAACAGCCTACAAGGGCTATTTTATAAGCTAtcttaagattttttttttttatttagaaaataaattgtcaaaatgtttagaagaattttatttcaaaaaatatcaaaatgtttACATAAGAACAGGAAATGGAATTTAAATTTGTTAATACATTGAAATTAAAAGATTTTTGTACTAACATTATTAAAAGATAAGAATATGATTTTTTGTACAGAAAATTTATAGGAACGTTTTTAGGGATGGAAACTTTTCCCACGAATTTGGAGACCCACTGGGAAAGCCTGAAACGGAGATGGGAATCCTCGATTTTTTCGAGATTGGGTTCgggaatttttttaaatccccgatGTAATTCAGGACAAGTATAGGATTACTGCTTCATCTCCGAACCCgccccaaaaataatatcaataataaaataatattattattagtatcaataatataataataatattattactaataataaaagataataataagttttggtttgagaaaatatCTGAATCCATCGTCGTCttgtcatattaatatttttgaaatggaGATAGGAAGTTGATATACCCGAAATTTCGGGTTTGGGGACTTCTCGAACCCGAAAAAACGGGGATCAGGACGGGTATGAGGTGGGGATGGAATTCGGAGACGAGGATGGTAATGACAAATCCGCCCTACTCCACCCCACCCCATTGTCATCTCTAAACGTGTCATCCACGAAATCATGTCAAATGGAGATTAATACGACTTCTTTAATCAAATAACTTGAATTTTAAATCAGTTGTTATTTTTAATTCCATCGGTAAGTATTAAAAATTGTGAAccaatttagaaaaaaaaaatttgaaaaatccataaacaacgACAAAACAAATTTCGCTTTTATGAATCGACATTtttacaattataaattaaaaataaaagctAAAAAATATGCTAAAGTTAAGAAAAACTAAAATCATAGAAACAGAAAATAATAAGTAAACTAAAATGAACTAGAATAAACGAAATTTGTAGAAAATTTTTGCTAGAGTTGTTGATCGATGAGTTGTCTCCTCTTTTCTGATGATCCTTTGTCTCATTTTGGTCATTCTTTGAAGCAGTATCGCTCATCTCGCACGTTCACCGTGGAACATATCTCATCTTCCTCCATCAACTTCCTCAATCATGTGTCCATTTCCATCTCAACTTCTTCATCGTGTATGAGGTCCAGGTTCTCAAACCAACTCAATGTCCAATGGGCTTTGGTTTTCTACTGGGCTTTTGCAGCTGATGGATTTTGGCTCAATTTGAATCAAAAATGCCCCTTGTGGGCATTGGCCTCACAGGACAATATGcctaatatatatttaaatattgttgATAGTTTCATTCTTCACATTTTTTCACCAATTGTTCAACTCTAGTTTTTCTGACTTCATGAGCTGGAATTTGTAGAAGAACAAGCACAAGcacatttgtttttttttatatatgaagTTCTCTTTAACCTCTTCAATGCAAGACAATGTATATCGACCTCACATTTCATTTCATCTACTTTTTCGCTATTTTAGAAGAACATGTATATTTGTTGACATCATACCAAAGAATCATATGTTTGGATCTCTCAGATTAACCCATGACACCATCATAGTAGGTCATTTTGATCCAAGAGAAGATGTGAGCCACTTGATCAGTGTTGATCTTAGTGAAACatgatcaaataaaaaaaacaatggTTGACATATTTTGATATATAGTAGAACGATCTTGGTTCTCAAGATGATTAAATACTTCTTTTTCTTCCATCT
This region of Primulina eburnea isolate SZY01 chromosome 14, ASM2296580v1, whole genome shotgun sequence genomic DNA includes:
- the LOC140811819 gene encoding folate-binding protein 1-like — encoded protein: MELKKNMKHSLNFFLLLAIINFMLLDAYGKTSEVCISQGGRFPKFANEGKPPKKASKGHKDMTLCRVFRKRSCCDVAQTHPALLSIRRLASSGEATQDCLQLWEFLECSICDPLVGVQHGPPCICISFCNRVYEACSTAYFSMDVKTQVLAPCGSGDFVCGKASEWVSNGTELCRASGFSVSSFDDPEETSCYGGRGGLDYITNSWKTSRSQVLHGDQSTGVLEYLRQWMINMPVNERVSWAIGGMVLTAGILFASKRKSHNQRQKQIAVQRRAKKLGTKINYVSPVSQENRGGTGR